The Haloterrigena turkmenica DSM 5511 genome includes the window CTTCGTCTCGACGTACGATCGGGCGATCGGCGAGTTACTGTCGCTGACGCTGCTGGGCGGCCTGCTGTTCGTGCTGTTCGCGACGGTCGGGCTGGCGTGGCTCGTCCACCGCAACCGGGCGTCGGTGGGCCGGCGGAGCGTGGCGGTCGTCCAGTCGTACCACTCGAACCTCGGCTATCTCGGCCTGCCGCTGGTCGCGGCGACCTTTAACGCCGAGGTGACCGCGACCGCGAGCGTCGTGCTGGGCGTCGTCACGCTGATCCAGTTACCCCTGTCGATCCTCCTCCTCTCGACGCTCAACGGGGCCGACGCCGCGCTGGGTCACGAACTGCGAGGCCTGGCGAAAAACCCCGTTCTGGGATCGCTGATCGCCGGACTCGCCGTCGGCTCGCTGGGCCTCACGGTTCCCGGACCGGCCGCGACCGGCCTCGACCTCCTCGGTTCGATCGCCCTCCCGCTGGCCCTCCTCTGTGTCGGCGCGTCGCTCGAGGTGGACCTCCCGTCGATCGATATCGGCGCGACCGGGGCCGTCATCGGACTAAAAATTTTCTGTATGCCCGCGCTCGCGTGGGCCGTCTTCTCGGTGCTCGCCGTCGACGCGGCGACGTTCACCGCGGCGGTCGTGATGCTGGGGACGCCGACGGCCGTCTCGACGTTCGTCTTCGCGGTCGAACTCGGCGGCGACGAGGAGTTCGCGTCGCTGAACGTCTTCGCGACGACGCTGGTCTCGATGCTGACGCTGTTCGTGCTGATCACGCTCGTCAACTAGCGATGACTCGAGCGCGACGCGATCGAACACCCACCTACGCACTCGAGAAACTGAGCAACCGAGAGACCGCTGAATCGCCGGCCGCTAGCCGCCGAAGAACCGTTTGATCCGACCGAGCAGGCCCGGCGAGTCGTCGCCGTCCGCATCGTCGTCGCTCGAGTCC containing:
- a CDS encoding AEC family transporter; amino-acid sequence: MELFVRLSGLLVVLLLGAGFRATGLLDAGRTARLNAVAYYVALPALIFVSTYDRAIGELLSLTLLGGLLFVLFATVGLAWLVHRNRASVGRRSVAVVQSYHSNLGYLGLPLVAATFNAEVTATASVVLGVVTLIQLPLSILLLSTLNGADAALGHELRGLAKNPVLGSLIAGLAVGSLGLTVPGPAATGLDLLGSIALPLALLCVGASLEVDLPSIDIGATGAVIGLKIFCMPALAWAVFSVLAVDAATFTAAVVMLGTPTAVSTFVFAVELGGDEEFASLNVFATTLVSMLTLFVLITLVN